In one Lolium rigidum isolate FL_2022 chromosome 3, APGP_CSIRO_Lrig_0.1, whole genome shotgun sequence genomic region, the following are encoded:
- the LOC124695164 gene encoding cyclin-J18-like yields the protein MLARGRKMGFCGARSGRAVRSWLVEPLRDSNLQLFALVAVWIASKIHEMRPLAVKSLKALSDRIIADQHFTCRDFADAELVFMEVLDYNIGCTNIAFIHLEELLIQFREISKLGDLVNMDVCMEILDILYETEDTSWLFNFACPLAASTLVTAYVISVPKQKWEFPIIPWVQFTTSYAEEEILKIVMTILMHVIKPDVIKEKNKRDFSM from the exons ATGCTCGCGCGCGGCAGGAAGATGGGGTTCTGCGGCGCACGAAGCGGCCGAGCCGTCAGGTCCTGGCTGGTCGAGCCCCTCAGGGACAGCAACCTGCAGCTCTTCGCGCTCGTCGCCGTGTGGATCGCCAGCAAG ATCCATGAGATGAGACCGCTGGCAGTGAAGAGCCTGAAGGCGCTCAGCGACCGCATCATCGCCGACCAGCATTTCACATGCCGCGATTTCGCTGACGCC GAGCTGGTGTTCATGGAG GTACTGGATTACAACATTGGATGCACAAACATTGCTTTCATACACTTGGAAGAGCTCCTCATTCAGTTCAG GGAAATATCAAAGTTAGGTGATCTTGTCAATATGGATGTGTGCATGGAAATCTTGGATATTCTGTATGAGACTGAAGATACCTCATGGCTTTTTAACTTTGCCTGTCCACTGGCTGCTTCGACTCTT GTTACGGCGTACGTTATCTCAGTTCCTAAGCAGAAATGGGAGTTTCCAATAATTCCCTGGG TCCAGTTCACTACTTCGTATGCTGAAGAAGAGATCTTGAAGATTGTTATGACAATTCTCATGCATGTGATCAAACCGGATGTAATCAaagagaagaacaagagagatttcagtatgTGA